The following proteins come from a genomic window of Patescibacteria group bacterium:
- the clpP gene encoding ATP-dependent Clp endopeptidase proteolytic subunit ClpP, with amino-acid sequence MSKQKEIQNSILVPTVIEKSSYGERAYDIYSRLLKERIIFLGSPINDAVANTVIAQLLFLASEDPKADIKLYINSPGGSVTAGLAIYDTMQYIKPDVSTICIGIAASMAAVLLAAGAKGKRLVLPNSEVMLHQVMGGAEGQATDIKIRAEHILKIKDKLNEILAKHTSQPIAKIDKDTDRDFFLSADEALKYGLVDKLIK; translated from the coding sequence ATGTCTAAACAAAAAGAAATTCAAAATTCTATTTTAGTCCCCACAGTCATTGAAAAATCAAGCTATGGCGAAAGAGCCTATGATATTTATTCCCGCCTTTTAAAAGAACGGATAATTTTTTTAGGTTCGCCCATCAATGATGCAGTGGCAAACACTGTCATTGCCCAGCTGCTTTTTTTAGCCAGTGAAGATCCAAAAGCTGACATTAAATTATACATTAATTCACCGGGCGGTTCTGTCACTGCCGGCTTGGCAATCTATGACACAATGCAATATATCAAGCCGGATGTATCCACGATTTGCATTGGCATTGCAGCTTCCATGGCTGCTGTGCTTTTAGCTGCCGGCGCCAAAGGTAAAAGATTAGTCTTGCCCAATTCAGAAGTCATGTTGCATCAAGTCATGGGCGGAGCAGAAGGCCAAGCCACTGACATTAAAATCAGGGCTGAACATATCTTAAAAATCAAAGATAAGCTTAATGAAATTTTAGCCAAACACACTAGCCAGCCAATTGCCAAAATTGATAAAGACACTGACCGTGATTTCTTTTTAAGCGCTGACGAAGCCTTAAAATACGGACTAGTTGACAAGTTGATAAAATAA
- a CDS encoding bifunctional oligoribonuclease/PAP phosphatase NrnA — protein sequence MIYKKVAPKIWQALKDSRYPLVVSHENPDGDTLGASLALLQVLENENKHYQYFCQNKPPDYFNFLPKIENLIWDYNKIDLAQHDLIIAIDCGDLKRTGLAEKLQLQNQVIINIDHHHSNDNFGQLNLVIPQASSTSEIVYNLFNFLKIPLDKYMATNLLTGILTDTTNFTNAATSTASLKISAELLKIGARINQIIENITHNKNFDALKLWGNLLDRIEYNAEYNFAYTTVTLEDLINFKMPAESFDGLANFLSSLQTADFILVLSEEDHFIKGSLRTTRDEIDVSRLAQAFNGGGHKKAAGFKIPKPQNNPDWKDFVLSAILNKLRNLKSEIKSIFHNS from the coding sequence ATGATTTATAAAAAAGTCGCTCCCAAAATTTGGCAAGCTCTCAAAGATTCTCGTTATCCCCTGGTAGTCTCTCATGAAAATCCGGACGGAGACACGCTCGGCGCCTCATTAGCGCTATTGCAGGTTTTGGAAAATGAAAACAAGCACTACCAATACTTTTGCCAAAACAAACCGCCTGATTATTTCAATTTCTTGCCTAAAATTGAAAATCTAATCTGGGATTATAATAAAATTGATTTGGCTCAGCATGATCTGATTATTGCCATTGATTGCGGTGATTTAAAAAGAACAGGTCTGGCTGAAAAATTACAGCTCCAAAACCAGGTTATCATTAATATTGACCATCACCACAGCAATGATAATTTCGGCCAGCTAAATCTGGTAATTCCGCAAGCTTCTTCCACCAGTGAAATTGTTTACAATTTATTTAATTTTTTAAAAATTCCGCTTGACAAGTACATGGCGACTAATCTTTTGACCGGCATTTTAACTGACACCACGAATTTTACCAATGCAGCCACCTCCACGGCCAGCCTGAAAATCTCAGCAGAGCTTTTAAAAATTGGCGCCAGAATAAACCAAATTATAGAAAATATTACTCACAATAAAAACTTTGACGCTTTAAAGCTTTGGGGCAATTTACTTGACCGCATTGAATATAATGCTGAATATAATTTTGCTTATACTACTGTTACATTGGAAGATCTTATTAATTTTAAAATGCCGGCAGAAAGTTTTGACGGCTTAGCTAATTTTTTAAGCAGTTTGCAGACAGCTGATTTTATCCTAGTTTTAAGCGAAGAAGATCATTTTATTAAAGGCAGCTTAAGAACAACCAGAGATGAAATTGATGTCAGCCGTCTGGCTCAGGCTTTCAATGGCGGCGGCCACAAAAAAGCTGCCGGCTTTAAAATCCCCAAACCCCAAAATAATCCAGACTGGAAAGACTTTGTTTTATCTGCTATACTAAATAAGCTCCGAAATCTGAAATCTGAAATCAAATCAATATTTCATAATTCATAA
- a CDS encoding ribosome-binding factor A, with product MSLRIEKINELLRQKLSQIISKELEFTPNSLVTITRVETSPDLKFCRIFITVFPEHYRGTALEILRKNSQNLRKFLQGQMTTKFIPNLNFQIDEQEIFATEVDKLLDEINKG from the coding sequence ATGTCATTACGTATAGAAAAAATCAATGAACTGCTTAGGCAAAAATTAAGCCAAATTATCAGTAAGGAGCTGGAATTCACGCCAAATTCTTTGGTTACAATCACCAGGGTTGAAACCAGCCCTGATCTTAAATTCTGCAGGATTTTCATTACTGTTTTTCCCGAACACTATCGCGGCACTGCCTTAGAAATTTTAAGGAAAAACAGCCAAAACCTGCGCAAATTCTTGCAAGGGCAGATGACCACAAAATTTATTCCTAATCTAAATTTTCAAATTGACGAGCAGGAAATTTTTGCCACTGAAGTTGACAAATTGCTTGACGAAATAAATAAGGGGTGA